A genomic window from Mycobacterium sp. 050128 includes:
- a CDS encoding acyl-CoA dehydrogenase family protein yields MTTTVTLPSTPQPYLERGLLPADFYSYEELLSDAEREKVARIREFFRAEAAPVVEDYWARAEFPHELVKGFAKLGLLDWADPDSSDPAPSNLMTGITAMEMAHADPSLSVFFGVHSGLAMGSILTCGSDEQKRRWLPAMSRFEKIGAFALTEPHGGSDVAGGMETTARRDGDEWVLNGAKRWIGNATFADLVVVWARDVETNRVLGFVVEKGTPGFTATKIENKFALRIVQNADIVLDECRVPEANRMPNANSFRDTAEILRRTRSGVAWQAVGVQFAAYELALQYAKERTQFGRPIGKFQMVQDLLVKMLGNATACAGMMVRLAQLQHEGVYRDEQSALAKAFCCSRMRETVHWARELFGGNGIVLDYNIGRFVADSEALYSYEGTREMQTLIVGKSVTGLSAFV; encoded by the coding sequence ATGACCACCACAGTGACGCTGCCTTCGACTCCCCAGCCGTATCTGGAGCGCGGACTGCTGCCGGCCGATTTCTACTCCTACGAGGAGCTGCTGTCAGATGCAGAGCGGGAGAAGGTCGCCCGCATCCGCGAATTCTTCCGCGCGGAGGCCGCCCCGGTCGTCGAAGACTACTGGGCGCGAGCCGAGTTCCCGCACGAGCTCGTCAAGGGGTTCGCGAAGCTGGGCCTGCTGGACTGGGCCGATCCTGACTCGTCGGATCCTGCGCCGAGCAACCTGATGACGGGCATCACCGCGATGGAGATGGCTCACGCCGACCCGTCGCTCTCGGTGTTCTTCGGGGTGCACTCCGGGCTGGCGATGGGCTCCATCCTCACTTGTGGATCGGACGAGCAGAAGCGTCGCTGGCTGCCTGCGATGAGCCGTTTCGAGAAGATCGGCGCATTCGCGTTGACCGAGCCGCACGGCGGCTCCGACGTGGCGGGCGGGATGGAGACCACCGCCCGTCGCGACGGTGACGAGTGGGTGCTCAACGGCGCCAAGCGCTGGATCGGCAACGCCACCTTCGCCGACCTGGTCGTGGTCTGGGCCCGCGATGTCGAGACGAACCGGGTGCTGGGTTTCGTGGTGGAGAAGGGCACACCCGGTTTCACCGCCACGAAGATCGAGAACAAGTTCGCGCTGCGCATCGTGCAGAACGCCGACATCGTGCTCGACGAGTGCCGGGTTCCGGAGGCCAATCGGATGCCGAACGCGAACTCGTTCCGCGACACCGCCGAAATCCTGCGCCGGACGCGCAGCGGTGTGGCGTGGCAGGCGGTAGGCGTCCAGTTCGCCGCCTACGAGCTTGCACTGCAATACGCCAAGGAGCGCACGCAGTTCGGTAGGCCGATCGGCAAGTTCCAGATGGTCCAGGACCTGTTGGTGAAGATGCTCGGCAACGCCACAGCGTGCGCTGGGATGATGGTGCGCCTGGCTCAGCTGCAGCACGAAGGTGTCTACCGCGATGAGCAGTCCGCGCTGGCCAAGGCCTTCTGCTGCTCACGGATGCGCGAGACCGTGCACTGGGCGCGGGAGCTGTTCGGCGGCAACGGCATTGTCCTCGACTACAACATTGGCCGGTTCGTCGCCGACTCCGAGGCGCTGTACTCCTACGAGGGCACCCGCGAGATGCAGACCCTGATCGTCGGCAAATCGGTCACCGGCCTGAGCGCGTTCGTTTAA
- a CDS encoding CaiB/BaiF CoA transferase family protein, producing the protein MTTQPTQSVFSGLKVVELASFIAAPAAATMLSDFGADVIKVEAPGMGDPQRLLSSVPPSPAALGNYSWHLANRNKRGMSINLKSDGGTQILKRLVEWADVLITNFPHGTREGLHLGYDEVSSWNPRIIYADITGFGDAGPDARLPGFDLTAFWSRSGLLASTRDAGAPPTSPPWGSGDYTTAVAIYGAITTALYHRERTGRGANVGTSLLATGVWATGTLVSAALAGGKPYELNDRNKPVNALTNPYECGDGRWIMLAAKRSAFSVLANAIGRSDLLSDPRFSDVQAVSKHAAELAALLDAEFRAQPLAHWKEVLDEARIPYGIIQTPEEAAEDPQLRAAEIVVPIEGAADLEYTVNNPITLRGLTRVRSRRAPGHGEHNAEILAQLGFSADDISQLAAAGAIPVAPEQETVK; encoded by the coding sequence ATGACAACGCAACCAACGCAGTCCGTATTTTCCGGCCTGAAAGTTGTTGAACTGGCGAGCTTTATCGCCGCACCCGCGGCAGCAACGATGCTGTCAGACTTCGGGGCTGACGTGATCAAGGTTGAGGCACCGGGCATGGGTGACCCCCAGCGCCTGCTGAGCTCGGTCCCCCCGAGCCCGGCGGCACTCGGGAACTACAGCTGGCACTTGGCAAACCGCAACAAGCGCGGGATGTCGATCAACCTGAAGTCCGACGGTGGGACGCAGATCCTCAAGCGTCTCGTTGAATGGGCCGACGTGCTGATCACCAACTTCCCGCACGGCACTCGCGAGGGCCTTCACCTCGGCTACGACGAGGTGTCGTCCTGGAACCCGCGGATCATCTACGCCGACATCACCGGGTTCGGCGATGCCGGCCCGGATGCCAGGCTGCCCGGGTTCGACCTGACCGCTTTCTGGTCACGCAGCGGGCTGCTCGCCTCGACCCGCGATGCCGGTGCACCGCCCACGTCTCCACCTTGGGGCAGCGGCGATTACACCACCGCCGTCGCGATTTACGGGGCGATCACCACCGCGCTGTATCACCGCGAACGCACGGGGCGGGGTGCCAATGTCGGCACCTCGCTGTTGGCCACCGGGGTGTGGGCGACCGGAACGCTGGTATCGGCGGCCCTGGCCGGCGGTAAGCCGTACGAACTGAATGACCGCAACAAGCCGGTGAACGCGCTGACGAATCCGTATGAGTGCGGTGACGGCCGCTGGATCATGCTGGCCGCCAAGCGATCCGCATTTTCGGTTTTGGCCAACGCCATCGGGCGCTCGGACCTACTGTCCGATCCGCGCTTCAGCGACGTTCAGGCTGTCAGCAAGCACGCGGCTGAATTGGCGGCTCTGCTCGACGCCGAATTCCGTGCCCAACCCCTGGCGCATTGGAAAGAGGTCCTCGATGAGGCTCGCATTCCCTACGGCATCATCCAGACGCCCGAGGAAGCGGCCGAGGACCCGCAGTTGCGTGCCGCCGAGATCGTCGTGCCGATTGAGGGAGCGGCTGACCTGGAGTACACGGTCAACAACCCGATCACTCTCCGCGGGCTGACCAGGGTTCGTTCCCGGCGGGCACCCGGGCACGGAGAGCACAACGCCGAAATCCTCGCACAGCTGGGATTCAGTGCGGATGACATCAGCCAACTGGCAGCCGCGGGAGCGATTCCCGTTGCCCCAGAACAGGAGACAGTGAAATGA
- a CDS encoding crotonase/enoyl-CoA hydratase family protein — MTTTEVATNLVLTERRDGVLTIILNRPAQKNAVSREVAVEVAAALDLLDSDPSLSVGVLTGAGGTFSAGMDLKAFANGQTPILPGRGFGGITRAEVRKPLIAAVEGWALGGGFEMALACDLIVAARDAKFGLPEVKRGLIAGEGGVIRLPQRMPYHVAVKVLLTGEPIWAVEAKAYGLVSELTESGAALAGAQSLAARIAVNAPLALARVKKVLRETQGLDDAEAFQRQDKDAHGLLDTEDAHEGALAFAEKRAPVWRGR, encoded by the coding sequence ATGACCACAACCGAAGTAGCAACGAATCTGGTGCTCACCGAGCGTCGTGACGGCGTGCTGACGATCATTCTCAACCGTCCAGCACAGAAGAACGCCGTCAGCCGCGAGGTCGCCGTCGAGGTGGCGGCCGCGCTGGATCTGTTGGATTCAGATCCGTCGCTGTCGGTGGGCGTGCTCACCGGCGCCGGCGGAACGTTCAGCGCGGGCATGGACCTGAAAGCGTTCGCCAACGGTCAGACCCCGATCCTGCCCGGTCGCGGTTTCGGCGGAATCACCCGGGCCGAGGTACGCAAGCCGCTGATCGCCGCCGTCGAAGGATGGGCGCTCGGCGGTGGCTTCGAAATGGCCCTGGCTTGCGATCTGATAGTCGCGGCCCGGGACGCCAAATTCGGCCTACCCGAGGTGAAACGGGGACTCATCGCCGGCGAGGGCGGCGTCATCCGCCTTCCGCAGCGCATGCCTTATCACGTTGCGGTCAAGGTGCTGCTCACCGGCGAGCCGATCTGGGCGGTCGAAGCCAAGGCGTACGGGCTGGTCAGCGAGCTGACCGAATCCGGGGCCGCACTGGCAGGGGCGCAATCACTCGCTGCGCGCATCGCCGTCAACGCACCGCTGGCATTGGCAAGGGTCAAGAAGGTCCTAAGGGAAACACAAGGTCTCGATGACGCCGAGGCGTTCCAGCGACAGGACAAGGACGCTCACGGCCTCCTCGACACCGAGGACGCGCACGAAGGAGCGCTCGCGTTCGCCGAAAAACGTGCCCCCGTCTGGCGCGGGCGCTGA
- a CDS encoding 3-hydroxyacyl-CoA dehydrogenase NAD-binding domain-containing protein, translating to MQKSVQHIAIVGTGTIGASWATHYLARGFDVTATDPAPGAEAALRSYVEGAWDGAQTLGLSPGASPDRLKFTSDLKSALADADFVQENAPERPELKVKLFADIDDATPPESIIASSSSGITMSVMQAECRRPERTVIGHPFNPPHIIPLVEVVGGTKTAPQTIQDAMVFYASIGKKPIHLKKELPGHVANRLQSALYREVVYLISQGVLDVNDADDAVSWGPGLRWGVMGPNLLWHLGGGEGGIEHFMEHLMPRMAAGWPGLGNPELTPELAHQIVKGVLEEADGRSIDELAAERDDMLFGLLAVRAECGSSPVEKS from the coding sequence ATGCAAAAGTCTGTGCAACACATCGCAATTGTCGGTACCGGCACCATCGGCGCCAGTTGGGCGACCCACTACCTCGCCCGGGGCTTCGATGTCACGGCAACCGATCCGGCGCCGGGTGCCGAAGCTGCGCTTCGGTCCTACGTGGAGGGTGCCTGGGACGGGGCCCAGACGCTGGGACTGTCGCCCGGTGCCTCCCCGGACCGGCTGAAGTTCACCTCCGACCTGAAGTCCGCCCTTGCGGACGCCGACTTCGTGCAGGAGAACGCGCCCGAACGCCCGGAGCTGAAGGTCAAGCTGTTCGCCGACATCGACGACGCCACCCCGCCCGAGTCGATCATCGCCTCGAGCTCGTCGGGCATCACGATGAGCGTGATGCAGGCCGAGTGCCGGCGCCCGGAGCGGACGGTGATTGGTCACCCCTTCAACCCACCGCACATCATCCCGCTGGTGGAGGTCGTCGGTGGCACAAAGACGGCTCCCCAAACCATCCAGGACGCAATGGTGTTCTACGCCTCGATCGGCAAGAAGCCCATCCATCTGAAGAAGGAGCTGCCCGGCCACGTCGCCAACCGCCTGCAGTCGGCGCTGTACCGGGAGGTGGTCTATCTGATCAGCCAAGGTGTCCTCGACGTCAACGACGCCGACGACGCGGTGTCGTGGGGCCCCGGCCTGCGCTGGGGCGTCATGGGACCCAACCTGCTCTGGCACCTCGGCGGCGGCGAAGGCGGCATCGAACACTTCATGGAACACCTGATGCCGCGCATGGCCGCCGGCTGGCCCGGACTCGGTAACCCCGAACTCACCCCGGAGCTGGCCCACCAGATCGTCAAAGGCGTCCTCGAAGAAGCCGATGGGCGATCAATCGACGAACTGGCCGCCGAACGCGACGACATGCTGTTCGGGCTGCTCGCAGTGCGCGCCGAATGCGGGTCATCTCCCGTCGAGAAATCATGA
- a CDS encoding 3-hydroxyacyl-CoA dehydrogenase translates to MTANGKLFVLEASGDGRLFSINPDGSDKTFIVTGCPIPDGVAVDVQAGHIYWTNMGVPPLNDGSIERVDLNGGNRTTIVPSGGTYTPKQLHLDAIGRKLYWGDREGMRVMRCDLNGSNVETLVQTGHSDEDRRDETNWCVGVAVDHVGGHLYWTQKGPSDAGLGRILRAGIDLPTGETAPNRSDIEVVFKDLPEPIDLEIDHSTRMLYWTDRGDPPNGNTVNRAHLDTIGVTEPEIVLTHLMEGIGIALDPANNRMFVTDLGGNVWAAALDGSSNRPIRAVQGNLTGIAYAELPERSPA, encoded by the coding sequence ATGACTGCGAACGGAAAATTGTTCGTGCTGGAAGCCAGCGGTGACGGACGGCTGTTCTCAATCAACCCCGACGGCTCCGACAAGACGTTCATCGTTACCGGGTGCCCCATCCCCGATGGTGTTGCGGTCGATGTACAGGCCGGCCACATCTATTGGACGAACATGGGGGTCCCGCCGCTGAACGACGGCTCAATAGAACGCGTGGATCTCAACGGAGGCAATCGCACCACGATCGTTCCCAGCGGTGGCACCTATACCCCCAAGCAGCTTCATCTCGATGCCATTGGGCGCAAGCTGTATTGGGGTGACCGTGAGGGCATGCGAGTGATGCGCTGCGACCTTAACGGATCAAACGTTGAAACCCTGGTGCAGACCGGGCACAGCGACGAGGACCGTCGCGATGAAACGAACTGGTGCGTCGGGGTCGCAGTCGACCACGTCGGCGGGCATCTCTACTGGACGCAAAAGGGCCCCAGCGACGCGGGTCTCGGCAGGATCCTGCGGGCCGGAATCGACCTTCCCACAGGCGAGACCGCGCCTAACCGCAGTGACATCGAGGTGGTATTCAAAGACCTGCCCGAGCCGATCGACCTCGAAATCGACCACTCCACCCGAATGCTGTACTGGACCGACCGTGGTGACCCGCCGAACGGCAACACCGTCAACCGGGCCCACTTGGACACCATCGGCGTCACCGAACCCGAAATCGTATTGACTCACCTTATGGAAGGCATTGGTATCGCGCTCGATCCAGCCAACAACCGCATGTTCGTCACCGACCTCGGCGGCAACGTGTGGGCGGCCGCCCTCGACGGCTCGAGCAATCGACCCATCCGGGCTGTCCAGGGCAACCTCACCGGCATCGCCTACGCCGAGCTACCCGAGAGGAGCCCAGCATGA
- a CDS encoding NAD(P)/FAD-dependent oxidoreductase: MTVMPDSIDRTGRRHRVVVIGSGFGGLAATKALKNAPVDVTIVARTQHHLFQPLLYQVATGILSEGEIAPATRRIIRNQRNAEVLLGDVVEINLVGRYVVAELLGQRYQTEYDSLIVAAGAGQSYFGNDHFAEFAPGMKTIDDALEVRGRILGAFELAERASDPALREKLLTFTVIGAGPTGVELAGQIAELATQTMKAAFRHIDPTDARVILLDAGPAVLQPMGANLGSKAQTRLQKMGVEIQLGATVIDIDRDGLTVKDSDGTTRRIESACKVWSAGVSASPLGKQIAEQAGAEVDRSGRVMVLPDLTVAGHPNVFIIGDMASVPGVPGMAQGAIQGAKYAARAIRAELKATTPGVRELFHYVVREPLHYAVREPFHYFDKGSMATVSRFSAVAKVGPLELGGFLAWLAWLLVHLVYLVGFKSKITAVISWTTTFLAMDRGQLTMTERQAHAGQYVERLTPPDVAVEAA; this comes from the coding sequence ATGACCGTCATGCCCGACAGCATTGACAGGACTGGCCGGCGACATCGCGTCGTCGTCATCGGTTCGGGCTTCGGAGGGCTGGCCGCGACGAAAGCGCTCAAGAATGCTCCGGTCGATGTCACGATTGTCGCCCGGACCCAGCACCACCTGTTCCAGCCGCTGCTCTACCAAGTGGCTACGGGAATACTGTCCGAGGGCGAGATCGCCCCTGCCACAAGGAGGATCATCCGCAACCAGCGCAACGCGGAGGTGCTGCTCGGTGATGTCGTGGAGATCAATCTGGTCGGACGCTATGTGGTCGCTGAGCTGCTCGGGCAGCGCTACCAGACCGAGTACGACAGCCTGATCGTCGCGGCTGGGGCTGGCCAATCCTATTTCGGCAACGACCATTTCGCCGAGTTCGCGCCGGGCATGAAGACAATTGACGATGCGCTCGAAGTGCGTGGGCGTATCCTGGGCGCGTTCGAGCTCGCTGAGCGGGCCAGCGATCCGGCCCTCCGCGAGAAGTTGCTGACCTTCACCGTCATCGGCGCGGGTCCGACCGGGGTGGAGTTAGCGGGCCAGATCGCCGAACTGGCAACCCAAACCATGAAAGCTGCGTTCCGCCATATCGACCCGACAGACGCACGGGTAATCCTCCTCGACGCGGGACCGGCGGTACTGCAGCCAATGGGCGCCAACCTCGGAAGTAAGGCACAGACGCGGCTGCAGAAGATGGGTGTCGAGATACAGCTGGGGGCAACGGTCATCGATATCGACCGTGACGGATTGACGGTCAAGGACTCCGACGGCACCACCCGCCGCATCGAATCCGCCTGCAAGGTGTGGTCGGCCGGGGTTTCGGCGAGCCCGTTGGGCAAGCAGATCGCCGAGCAAGCCGGTGCCGAAGTCGATCGTTCGGGTCGCGTGATGGTACTACCCGATTTGACCGTTGCCGGCCATCCAAACGTATTCATCATAGGTGACATGGCCTCGGTGCCCGGAGTTCCCGGCATGGCGCAGGGCGCCATCCAAGGCGCAAAGTACGCAGCGCGGGCCATCAGGGCGGAGCTCAAGGCCACGACCCCTGGCGTGCGCGAACTGTTCCATTATGTCGTTCGCGAACCTCTTCACTATGCCGTGCGCGAACCGTTTCATTATTTCGACAAGGGCTCCATGGCCACGGTTTCGCGCTTCTCGGCGGTCGCCAAGGTCGGTCCGCTGGAGTTGGGCGGCTTCCTCGCCTGGCTGGCGTGGTTGTTGGTGCACCTGGTCTACCTTGTCGGCTTCAAAAGCAAGATAACCGCTGTCATTTCGTGGACGACGACTTTCCTCGCGATGGACAGAGGCCAGCTCACGATGACCGAGCGGCAGGCCCACGCCGGACAGTATGTCGAGCGGCTCACCCCACCCGATGTAGCGGTCGAGGCCGCATAA
- a CDS encoding 3-hydroxyacyl-CoA dehydrogenase family protein: MSFNLPTNFASRPVAVIGAGTLGRRIALMFAAHGADVRIYDLAEEQRRAAVGFVTQNLPALTEQLNDVVPGQVSVTADLGDAVRSAWLVIEAIPERLELKRQVFGQLDELSAVDAILASNSSSYASRLFLEKVLNPERVLNIHFYMPPKQNAVDVMSCGQTDRDVIDFVLATLPRFGLYPFEARRESTGFIYNRIWAAIKREALEVVAEGVSTPDEVDQMYRINNGSAAGPFRMMDQVGLDVVLDIEEHYCAEHPEYPEGPRQVLRRYLEQGRLGVKSGAGFYDDYGQ, encoded by the coding sequence ATGAGTTTCAACCTGCCAACCAACTTCGCGAGTCGGCCGGTAGCCGTTATCGGCGCCGGCACGCTCGGTCGCCGCATCGCGTTGATGTTCGCCGCGCACGGTGCTGACGTGCGGATCTACGACCTCGCGGAGGAGCAGCGCCGCGCCGCCGTCGGTTTCGTCACGCAGAACCTGCCGGCGCTGACGGAGCAGCTGAACGATGTTGTACCGGGCCAGGTTTCGGTCACTGCGGACCTTGGCGATGCGGTGCGCAGTGCGTGGCTGGTCATCGAAGCGATTCCCGAGCGGCTCGAGCTGAAACGGCAGGTGTTCGGACAACTCGACGAACTGTCGGCCGTCGACGCCATCCTCGCCAGCAATTCGTCGTCGTACGCGAGCCGGCTGTTTTTGGAAAAGGTTCTCAACCCTGAACGCGTCCTGAATATCCACTTCTACATGCCGCCGAAACAGAACGCTGTGGACGTCATGTCGTGCGGCCAGACCGACCGCGACGTCATTGACTTCGTGCTGGCGACGTTGCCCCGGTTCGGGCTCTACCCGTTCGAAGCTCGCAGGGAGAGCACCGGATTCATCTACAACCGGATCTGGGCCGCAATCAAACGAGAGGCGCTCGAGGTCGTCGCCGAAGGTGTGTCCACACCCGACGAGGTCGACCAGATGTACCGAATCAACAACGGCTCGGCCGCCGGACCATTTCGGATGATGGATCAGGTCGGCCTCGACGTTGTGCTGGATATCGAAGAGCACTATTGCGCTGAACACCCGGAGTACCCCGAAGGGCCCCGCCAGGTGTTGCGACGGTATCTAGAGCAGGGTCGGTTAGGGGTCAAGTCCGGCGCCGGATTCTACGACGACTATGGCCAGTGA